One Mangrovimonas cancribranchiae DNA segment encodes these proteins:
- a CDS encoding NAD(P)H-binding protein, with the protein MNSNILVLGATGKTGSRVMTQLQKKGIEPRVGSRNASPSFDWNNKETWVHALKDIERVYITFYPDLAVPGAKEAIESFTYLAKELGVKKVVLLSGKGETEAEACEKIIMTSGINYTIVRASWFNQNWSESFFLEPILAGEVALPLSDVLIPFVDADDIAEVASTVLLDDTYNGEIIEVTGPELITFKDIVNTISNVSKRNLNFYEITLEQYVEGMKQMQVEADVVWLIEYLFSHVLTNPENQKITNDIEKVLGRKPKTFLAYATETAKTGVWQPIETNK; encoded by the coding sequence ATGAACAGTAACATTTTAGTGCTTGGTGCGACTGGTAAAACTGGTAGCCGAGTTATGACGCAATTACAAAAGAAAGGTATTGAACCAAGAGTTGGATCCAGAAATGCCTCTCCAAGTTTCGATTGGAATAATAAAGAAACTTGGGTGCATGCGCTGAAAGATATAGAGCGCGTTTATATCACTTTTTATCCAGATTTAGCTGTGCCAGGAGCGAAGGAAGCTATTGAAAGTTTTACATATTTAGCGAAAGAACTTGGCGTTAAAAAAGTTGTTTTATTATCAGGAAAAGGGGAAACTGAAGCTGAAGCTTGTGAAAAAATTATAATGACATCAGGTATCAATTACACTATTGTAAGAGCTTCTTGGTTTAATCAAAACTGGAGTGAAAGCTTCTTTTTAGAGCCTATACTAGCAGGAGAAGTTGCTTTACCCTTGTCAGATGTATTAATTCCTTTTGTAGATGCCGATGATATTGCAGAAGTTGCTAGCACTGTTTTATTAGATGATACTTATAACGGAGAAATTATTGAAGTAACAGGACCAGAGCTTATCACTTTTAAGGATATTGTTAACACCATTTCAAACGTGAGTAAAAGAAATTTAAACTTTTACGAAATCACTTTAGAGCAGTATGTTGAAGGTATGAAACAAATGCAAGTAGAAGCTGATGTTGTTTGGTTAATTGAATATCTCTTTAGCCACGTATTAACCAACCCGGAAAATCAAAAAATAACTAACGATATTGAAAAGGTTTTAGGTAGAAAACCAAAAACGTTTTTAGCGTATGCAACAGAAACTGCAAAAACAGGAGTTTGGCAGCCAATAGAAACTAATAAATAA
- the typA gene encoding translational GTPase TypA, with translation MAQIKNIAIIAHVDHGKTTLVDKIMYHCQLFRENENTGDLILDNNDLERERGITITSKNVSVTYKDTKINIIDTPGHADFGGEVERVLNMADGVLLLVDAFEGPMPQTRFVLQKAIDLGLKPCVVVNKVDKENCTPDEVHEKVFDLMFELGAEEWQLDFPTVYGSAKNNWMSEDWQQPTENIEPLLDMVIEHIPSPKIPEGTTQMLITSLDFSSFTGRIAIGRLTRGELKVNQNISLVKRDGSVVKSRIKELHVFEGLGRKKVEEVFAGDICAVVGLEGFEIGDTIADWENPEALKTIAIDEPTMSMLFTINDSPFFGKDGKFVTSRHIKERLTKELEKNLALRVEETDSADKFMVYGRGVLHLSVLIETMRREGYELQIGQPQVIIKEIDGVKCEPVEEMTIDLPENVSGKAVEMVTMRKGELLSMEAKGDRMVCEFIVPSRGIIGLRNQLLTATAGEAIMAHRFKEFQPLKGGIPERLNGSLVSMENGTAIPYSIDKLQERGKFFIDPGEDIYEGQVIGENSRQDDMTVNVTKTKKLSNVRSAGADDKAKIVPAIKFSLEEALEYIQKDEYVEVTPNHLRIRKILLKEVDRKRSKNI, from the coding sequence ATGGCTCAAATTAAAAATATTGCAATTATAGCACACGTTGACCACGGTAAAACTACGTTGGTTGATAAGATTATGTACCATTGCCAGTTATTTCGTGAGAACGAAAATACAGGCGATTTAATTTTAGATAATAACGATTTGGAACGCGAAAGAGGTATTACAATAACCTCTAAAAACGTTTCGGTTACTTATAAAGACACAAAAATTAATATCATAGATACACCAGGTCACGCCGATTTTGGTGGTGAAGTGGAACGTGTTTTAAACATGGCAGATGGTGTATTATTGTTGGTAGATGCTTTTGAGGGACCAATGCCACAAACTAGATTCGTGCTTCAAAAAGCAATCGATTTAGGTCTAAAGCCTTGCGTTGTGGTTAATAAAGTAGATAAGGAAAACTGTACACCAGATGAGGTTCATGAAAAAGTATTCGACTTAATGTTTGAATTAGGTGCAGAAGAGTGGCAATTAGACTTTCCTACCGTTTATGGTTCTGCAAAAAATAATTGGATGAGTGAAGATTGGCAACAGCCAACCGAAAATATCGAGCCATTATTAGATATGGTTATCGAGCATATCCCGTCACCAAAAATTCCAGAAGGAACCACGCAAATGTTAATTACATCCCTAGACTTTTCATCTTTTACAGGACGAATTGCTATTGGGCGCTTAACACGAGGCGAACTTAAAGTAAACCAAAACATATCATTGGTAAAACGCGATGGTAGTGTTGTTAAATCTAGAATAAAAGAACTTCATGTATTTGAAGGGTTAGGTCGTAAGAAAGTAGAAGAAGTATTTGCAGGAGATATTTGTGCTGTAGTTGGTCTTGAAGGGTTTGAAATAGGCGATACCATTGCCGACTGGGAAAATCCAGAAGCCTTAAAAACCATTGCTATTGATGAGCCTACAATGAGTATGTTGTTTACCATTAACGACTCGCCATTTTTTGGAAAAGATGGGAAATTTGTTACCTCAAGACATATTAAAGAACGTTTAACAAAAGAGCTAGAAAAAAACTTAGCTTTACGTGTTGAAGAAACAGATAGCGCCGACAAATTTATGGTATACGGTCGTGGTGTATTACACTTATCTGTGTTAATAGAAACCATGCGTCGTGAGGGGTACGAACTTCAAATTGGCCAACCACAGGTAATTATAAAGGAGATTGATGGTGTAAAATGCGAACCTGTAGAGGAAATGACGATAGATTTACCAGAAAATGTCTCCGGAAAAGCTGTAGAAATGGTTACCATGCGAAAAGGAGAGCTTTTAAGTATGGAAGCTAAAGGAGATAGAATGGTATGTGAGTTTATAGTGCCATCTCGCGGAATTATTGGTTTAAGAAATCAATTACTTACTGCAACAGCTGGCGAGGCTATTATGGCTCATAGGTTTAAAGAGTTTCAGCCTTTAAAAGGCGGAATCCCTGAGCGTTTAAACGGATCGTTGGTTTCTATGGAAAATGGTACGGCGATTCCTTATTCAATAGATAAACTTCAAGAACGCGGTAAGTTTTTTATCGATCCAGGAGAAGATATTTATGAAGGGCAAGTTATTGGTGAAAACTCACGTCAAGATGATATGACGGTTAATGTTACCAAAACAAAAAAATTGAGCAACGTACGTAGTGCAGGTGCCGATGATAAAGCGAAAATTGTACCAGCCATAAAATTCTCTTTAGAAGAAGCGTTAGAATATATTCAAAAAGATGAATATGTAGAAGTGACACCAAATCATTTACGTATTCGAAAAATATTATTAAAAGAAGTTGATCGTAAACGATCAAAAAACATCTAA
- a CDS encoding NAD(P)-dependent oxidoreductase yields MKFAIIKERKNPPDRRVVFSPEKLLEVKDKYPEASFKIEHSDIRVFSDEAYKNLGFEVSENVSDCEVMLGVKEVPIEALIPNKKYFFFSHTIKKQPYNRALLQAILKKNIELYDHETIIKENGARLIGFGRYAGIVGAYNGFRAWGLKQNSWSLPKAETLPDQKALIKELQDIKLPNIKILLTGSGKVANGAQEMLDAMNITSVSVHDYLNTSFNKPVYCKIDVLDYNKRKDGQVINNKDFYNHPEDYVSDFMRFAKVTDYFIAGHFYGDGSPYLYTREDAKSKDFNIKLVADVSCDIDGPVATTIRPSTIANPIYGYHAETEREIDFMNDEAIVVMAVDNLPCELPKDASEGFGELFLQHVIPAFFNNDKDGVLERAKITENGQLTPRFKYLQDYIDGKE; encoded by the coding sequence ATGAAGTTTGCTATTATAAAAGAGCGAAAAAACCCACCAGATAGGCGTGTAGTTTTTTCGCCAGAAAAATTGTTAGAAGTAAAGGATAAATATCCAGAAGCTTCATTTAAAATAGAACATTCAGATATTAGAGTGTTTTCAGATGAAGCCTATAAAAACCTTGGTTTTGAAGTGTCTGAAAATGTTTCAGATTGTGAGGTTATGCTTGGTGTAAAAGAGGTGCCTATTGAAGCATTGATTCCTAATAAAAAATACTTCTTTTTTTCTCATACTATAAAAAAACAACCCTATAATAGAGCGTTACTTCAAGCCATTTTAAAGAAAAATATTGAGCTTTACGATCATGAAACCATAATAAAGGAAAATGGAGCCAGATTAATAGGTTTTGGTAGATATGCAGGTATTGTAGGCGCTTATAATGGATTTAGGGCTTGGGGACTAAAACAAAACTCTTGGAGTTTGCCTAAAGCTGAAACCTTGCCTGACCAAAAAGCTTTAATAAAAGAACTACAGGACATAAAATTACCCAATATTAAAATTCTACTAACTGGTAGTGGAAAAGTAGCAAATGGCGCACAAGAAATGCTAGATGCCATGAATATAACTTCTGTTTCTGTCCATGACTATTTAAATACATCTTTTAATAAGCCAGTGTATTGTAAAATAGATGTTTTAGACTACAATAAACGTAAAGATGGTCAGGTTATTAATAACAAAGATTTTTATAATCACCCAGAAGATTATGTGTCAGATTTTATGCGATTTGCTAAAGTAACCGACTATTTTATAGCAGGTCACTTTTATGGTGATGGATCTCCTTATTTGTACACTCGAGAAGACGCAAAATCAAAAGATTTTAATATAAAACTAGTTGCTGATGTAAGTTGTGATATTGATGGGCCAGTAGCAACCACAATTAGGCCGTCTACAATTGCTAATCCTATTTATGGTTATCATGCGGAAACAGAAAGAGAGATTGATTTTATGAACGATGAAGCCATTGTAGTTATGGCAGTTGATAATTTGCCTTGCGAGTTACCTAAAGATGCCAGCGAAGGTTTTGGGGAGTTGTTTTTACAACATGTTATACCAGCCTTTTTTAATAATGATAAAGATGGTGTTTTAGAACGTGCTAAAATTACTGAGAATGGTCAATTAACGCCACGTTTTAAATACTTACAAGATTATATAGACGGAAAAGAATAA
- a CDS encoding DegT/DnrJ/EryC1/StrS family aminotransferase, protein MIKFLDLHSINKRFEKEFQQVFSRFLNSGRYILGNEVTDFETNYAKYCGTKYCIGVSNGLDALTLLFQAYKVLGKLQEGDEVIVPANTYIASILAIINSGLKPVLVEPDVETFNIDIESIENAFSENTKAILAVHLYGQLANMENVNSFAKKHGLLVLEDAAQAHGAVYKNGNKAGNLSDAAAFSFYPGKNLGALGDAGAVTTNHLDLAKVIRSLRNYGAEKKYINQYLGFNMRLDELQAAILNIKLPSLDKDNARRQEIAKIYLSEIKNNKVKFSFVNSEKAHVYHVFVVRVNDREGFINYLKQHNIETLIHYPTPPHKQQAMSGFADKNLPITEAIHESIVSLPISPIMTDEEVSYVVKIVNTY, encoded by the coding sequence ATGATTAAATTTTTGGATTTACATAGCATTAACAAGCGATTTGAAAAAGAATTTCAACAGGTTTTCTCTAGATTTTTAAACTCTGGACGGTACATTCTTGGTAATGAGGTTACGGATTTCGAGACAAATTATGCTAAGTACTGCGGAACGAAATATTGTATTGGTGTAAGTAATGGATTAGATGCTTTAACGTTGCTTTTTCAAGCTTATAAAGTATTAGGTAAGCTTCAAGAAGGTGATGAGGTAATTGTACCAGCCAACACTTATATAGCTTCTATTTTAGCGATTATAAATTCTGGGTTAAAACCAGTTTTAGTCGAGCCAGACGTAGAAACCTTCAATATAGACATAGAAAGCATAGAAAATGCTTTTTCAGAAAATACAAAGGCTATTTTAGCGGTTCACTTATATGGGCAATTAGCCAATATGGAAAACGTGAATTCTTTTGCCAAAAAACATGGATTACTTGTTTTAGAAGACGCTGCACAGGCTCATGGAGCTGTTTATAAAAACGGAAACAAAGCTGGAAATTTATCAGATGCAGCAGCATTTAGTTTTTATCCAGGTAAAAACTTAGGCGCTTTGGGCGATGCAGGAGCAGTAACAACTAATCATTTAGATTTGGCTAAAGTTATTAGGAGTTTAAGAAATTATGGTGCCGAGAAAAAGTATATTAATCAATATCTTGGGTTTAACATGAGATTAGATGAACTCCAAGCAGCTATTTTAAACATAAAATTACCAAGTCTGGATAAAGATAACGCAAGGAGACAGGAAATAGCTAAAATATATTTATCAGAAATTAAGAATAATAAGGTTAAGTTTTCTTTTGTAAATAGTGAAAAAGCACATGTTTATCATGTGTTTGTGGTTAGGGTTAACGATAGGGAGGGTTTTATAAATTATTTAAAACAGCATAACATAGAAACCTTAATACATTACCCAACACCACCACACAAACAGCAGGCAATGAGTGGTTTTGCTGATAAAAACTTACCAATAACAGAGGCTATTCACGAAAGTATTGTAAGTTTGCCTATAAGTCCTATTATGACCGATGAAGAAGTGAGTTATGTGGTGAAAATTGTAAATACCTATTAA
- a CDS encoding O-antigen translocase, translating into MRKLLKYINNNVLFKVASLNSASVITKIVAGFLTSKAIALYVGPEGLALIGNLRDFLNSVKSFATLGLYNGVVKYIAQFKENTIELSKTISTVFYLGFFSTVLVCFLCYFNADYINTIIFPAYNDYAYVIKIAAIALPFYVLNMFTFSILNGFSKFKILIIINIIGQILGLSITLLLIYQNRIDGALIAVAIAESLIFLITLVGVINRRSLAPLIKVKQFSLSYVKKLGAYSLMALFSALVLPMVSLAIRTYVMDTVGDNEAGFLEAMNRISKYYLMFVSSLLTLYVLPRLSEIDNVKDFRNEVFGFYKSIIPIFFAGLLVIYLLRGFIVQMVFSSDFQPVEELFLWQLLGDFVKVLSIVIAYQFLAKKMFWHYIITEAFSVAILYATSIYFIDMFGVKGATIAHFVSYVMYYGIILLIFSSSLFGVISDETSKHNNGEGPEDS; encoded by the coding sequence TTGAGAAAACTCTTAAAGTACATAAATAATAATGTTTTATTTAAGGTAGCATCGTTAAATTCGGCGTCTGTTATTACCAAAATAGTAGCTGGTTTTTTAACATCAAAGGCTATTGCTTTGTATGTTGGGCCAGAAGGTTTAGCATTAATAGGAAACTTAAGAGATTTTCTTAACTCTGTAAAATCATTTGCTACTTTAGGGTTATATAATGGCGTTGTAAAATATATCGCCCAGTTTAAAGAAAACACCATTGAGTTAAGTAAAACTATTTCTACGGTTTTCTATCTCGGTTTTTTTTCTACGGTTTTAGTTTGTTTTTTATGTTATTTTAACGCCGATTATATAAATACCATAATCTTTCCAGCGTATAACGATTATGCTTACGTTATTAAAATAGCAGCCATTGCGTTGCCCTTTTATGTATTGAATATGTTTACGTTTTCAATACTTAATGGTTTTTCTAAGTTTAAAATACTTATTATAATTAACATTATTGGGCAAATTTTAGGGCTGTCTATAACCTTACTTTTAATTTATCAAAACCGTATAGATGGTGCTTTAATAGCAGTTGCTATTGCTGAGTCGTTAATTTTCTTAATAACACTTGTAGGTGTTATAAATAGAAGAAGTTTAGCGCCTTTAATTAAGGTGAAGCAGTTTTCTCTAAGTTATGTAAAAAAACTAGGGGCTTATTCGTTAATGGCTTTGTTTTCTGCGCTCGTACTTCCTATGGTGTCTTTGGCAATAAGAACTTATGTTATGGATACCGTAGGCGATAATGAAGCCGGTTTTTTAGAGGCTATGAATCGTATTTCTAAATACTACTTAATGTTTGTAAGCTCTTTATTAACATTATATGTATTACCTAGATTGTCTGAGATAGACAATGTAAAAGACTTTAGAAATGAAGTTTTTGGATTTTATAAATCTATTATCCCTATATTTTTTGCGGGCTTATTGGTTATCTATCTTTTAAGAGGATTTATTGTTCAAATGGTTTTTTCAAGCGATTTTCAGCCTGTAGAAGAGTTGTTTTTATGGCAACTTTTAGGTGACTTTGTAAAAGTGCTTTCCATTGTTATTGCTTACCAGTTTTTAGCTAAAAAAATGTTTTGGCATTACATTATTACAGAAGCTTTTTCTGTAGCCATTTTGTATGCAACAAGTATTTACTTTATAGATATGTTTGGCGTAAAAGGAGCAACAATAGCACACTTTGTTTCCTATGTAATGTATTACGGTATTATATTATTAATATTTAGCTCTTCACTGTTTGGTGTTATTTCAGACGAAACGTCAAAACATAATAATGGAGAAGGACCGGAGGATTCTTAA
- a CDS encoding GNAT family N-acetyltransferase, whose protein sequence is MNRYSVRKYQTSDKVLWDTFVAKAKNSTFLFYRDFMEYHNHKFHDFSLLIFDDKNKLKAIFPANILEHTVYSHQGLTYGGLVFCDTLKFNTVIKLFQTLLQYLEKEHLETLIVKQIPSIYCHVPSDEQAYLMFLLEAQLLRRDLLSVVDLKAHVKFSKDRKDGVKRGKKHKLTIKEDDTFDAFWNTILIPNLEQKHQAKPVHSLEEIQQLKAKFPNNIKQFNVYHDNKIVAGTTIFITDKVAHSQYISGNYDKNLLGSLDFLHHYLITQVFANKVYFDFGISNENNGKQVNSGLQYWKEGFGARGVTQDFYKINVKNHEKLNNVLK, encoded by the coding sequence TTGAATCGTTATTCGGTAAGAAAATATCAAACTTCAGATAAAGTCCTTTGGGATACTTTTGTTGCAAAAGCAAAAAACAGCACGTTTTTGTTTTATAGAGATTTTATGGAATATCATAACCATAAGTTTCATGACTTTTCACTGCTAATTTTTGATGATAAAAATAAGTTAAAAGCCATCTTTCCCGCTAATATTTTAGAACATACTGTGTATTCTCATCAAGGACTAACTTACGGCGGTTTAGTATTTTGCGATACCTTAAAGTTTAATACTGTAATTAAGCTTTTTCAAACACTTTTACAGTATTTAGAAAAAGAACATCTAGAAACATTAATTGTAAAGCAAATACCAAGTATTTATTGTCATGTTCCTAGCGATGAGCAGGCTTATTTAATGTTTTTACTGGAAGCCCAACTGCTAAGACGAGATTTACTTTCGGTAGTCGATTTAAAAGCTCATGTAAAGTTCTCAAAAGACAGAAAAGATGGTGTTAAAAGAGGAAAGAAACACAAATTAACTATAAAAGAAGATGATACGTTTGATGCGTTTTGGAATACTATTTTAATTCCTAACCTAGAACAAAAGCACCAAGCTAAACCTGTACATTCTTTAGAAGAAATTCAGCAACTCAAAGCTAAGTTTCCTAATAATATTAAACAGTTTAATGTATATCATGACAACAAAATTGTAGCAGGAACAACCATTTTTATAACCGATAAAGTGGCTCATTCACAATATATATCTGGGAATTATGATAAAAATTTATTAGGAAGTTTAGACTTTTTACATCATTATTTAATAACACAGGTGTTTGCCAACAAAGTGTATTTCGATTTTGGAATTTCAAATGAAAATAATGGAAAGCAAGTCAATTCAGGATTGCAATATTGGAAAGAAGGTTTTGGAGCACGCGGTGTTACACAAGATTTTTACAAGATAAACGTTAAAAATCATGAGAAACTTAATAATGTGCTTAAATGA
- a CDS encoding glycosyltransferase has product MKILLIGEFSRLHNSLKEGLNYLGHDVIIIGSGDLFKKLPVDIDVSVKFFNNSLGRFLRKITFRVFGFDIADLETFLRVKKNLHQLKGFDIVQLINEDAFNLNPGLQKLILKPIFKHNKFVFLLSCGDDYTSTNYHLNNKDRYSVLTPYFKDSKLKKKFQYSLKFTTKPYKKLHDFIVANCNGVIASDMDYHIPLLEHPKYLGLIPNPINIKKIKFSPIKANNKINIFLGINTLSRIKKGIPFFEEALNIIQKKYPEKVDIKITKNLPYNEYINIYNNAHIVLDQVYAYDQGYNALEAMAKGKVIFTGAEKEWLNHYDLKEDTVAINALPDVNQIVKKLEWLIQNPKKIEDISKNARSFIEKEHHYITIAQLYLDTWKNH; this is encoded by the coding sequence ATGAAAATACTTTTAATTGGAGAATTTAGCCGATTACATAATTCCTTAAAAGAAGGACTTAATTACTTAGGGCATGATGTTATAATTATTGGAAGCGGTGATTTATTTAAAAAACTACCCGTAGATATTGATGTTTCGGTTAAGTTTTTTAATAATAGTTTAGGACGGTTCCTTAGAAAAATTACGTTTCGTGTTTTTGGCTTTGATATTGCTGATTTAGAAACTTTTTTAAGGGTTAAAAAAAACCTTCATCAATTAAAAGGTTTTGATATTGTTCAATTGATAAACGAAGATGCTTTTAACTTAAATCCAGGGTTACAAAAATTAATCCTAAAGCCTATATTTAAACATAATAAATTTGTTTTTTTACTTTCTTGTGGCGACGATTATACTAGTACTAATTATCACCTAAACAATAAAGATAGGTATTCTGTTTTAACTCCTTATTTTAAAGATTCAAAACTTAAAAAAAAGTTTCAATACTCTTTAAAATTTACTACTAAACCTTACAAAAAACTTCACGACTTTATAGTGGCTAATTGTAATGGCGTTATTGCATCGGATATGGATTACCATATACCTTTGCTTGAACACCCTAAATATTTAGGGTTAATTCCTAACCCCATAAATATTAAAAAAATTAAATTCTCCCCCATAAAAGCAAACAACAAAATCAATATTTTTTTAGGAATAAACACACTATCTCGAATAAAAAAAGGGATTCCTTTTTTTGAAGAAGCACTAAATATTATTCAAAAAAAGTATCCTGAAAAGGTGGATATAAAAATCACAAAAAACCTTCCTTATAACGAGTATATTAATATTTATAACAACGCGCATATTGTGTTGGATCAGGTTTATGCTTACGATCAAGGTTATAATGCTTTAGAGGCTATGGCTAAAGGTAAGGTGATTTTTACTGGTGCAGAAAAAGAGTGGCTTAACCATTATGATTTAAAAGAAGATACTGTTGCTATAAATGCGCTTCCAGATGTTAATCAAATAGTAAAAAAGCTAGAATGGTTAATACAAAACCCTAAAAAAATCGAGGACATATCTAAAAACGCTAGATCTTTTATTGAAAAGGAACATCATTATATTACAATAGCCCAATTATATTTAGACACTTGGAAAAACCATTAA
- the kdsA gene encoding 3-deoxy-8-phosphooctulonate synthase, which translates to MKLSNISKIKHPNSDNFFLLCGPCAIESEDMALRIAEKVISITDKLEIPYVFKGSFKKANRSRIDSFTGIGDEKALKILRKVSETFDIPTITDIHEASDAAMAAEYVDVLQIPAFLVRQTDLVVAAAETGKVVNLKKGQFMSPEAMKHAVQKVKDSGSDKAWITDRGTMFGYQDMIVDFRGIPTMKQYAPVVLDVTHSLQQPNQSVGVTGGRPDMIETIARAGVVNNVDGLFIETHFDPANAKSDGANMLHLDNLEGLLTNLTAIRKTINSL; encoded by the coding sequence ATGAAACTATCCAATATTTCTAAAATAAAACATCCCAACTCTGATAATTTTTTCTTGTTATGTGGCCCTTGTGCCATTGAAAGCGAAGATATGGCGTTACGTATTGCCGAAAAAGTGATTTCTATAACAGATAAATTAGAAATTCCTTATGTATTTAAAGGAAGTTTTAAAAAAGCTAACCGCAGTAGGATTGATAGTTTTACAGGTATTGGAGATGAAAAAGCGCTTAAAATTTTAAGAAAAGTTTCGGAAACTTTCGATATTCCTACCATTACAGATATTCATGAAGCTTCTGACGCAGCTATGGCAGCCGAATATGTAGATGTGCTGCAAATTCCTGCATTTTTAGTTCGTCAAACCGATTTAGTTGTAGCTGCTGCCGAAACAGGAAAAGTGGTTAACCTTAAAAAAGGCCAATTTATGAGTCCCGAAGCCATGAAACATGCGGTACAAAAGGTAAAAGACTCTGGTAGCGATAAAGCTTGGATAACCGATCGCGGAACCATGTTTGGTTACCAAGATATGATTGTTGATTTTCGCGGAATTCCTACCATGAAACAATACGCTCCTGTTGTGTTAGATGTTACACATTCTTTACAACAACCTAACCAAAGTGTTGGGGTTACGGGTGGCAGACCAGATATGATTGAAACTATAGCTCGTGCTGGTGTAGTAAACAATGTAGATGGTTTGTTTATTGAAACGCATTTCGATCCAGCCAACGCCAAAAGTGATGGTGCCAACATGTTACACCTAGATAACCTTGAAGGTTTATTAACTAACTTAACAGCTATTAGAAAAACCATAAATAGTTTGTAA
- a CDS encoding SDR family oxidoreductase yields MKNTALITGGASGLGLELAYVIAKDGYDLVLVDINSDNLSKAKQKIESKYQVNVVTLTKDLSLPNISEEIMMDVGDKQIEILVNNAGFGLFGAFHTTAWERESQMLNLHVLTTTHLTKLVLNQMVARGSGKILNLSSLAAFQPGPLMSLYYATKGYILSFSEAISNELKGTGVTVTALCPGPTKTSFQEVVSSGTSENKITFNMANAKDVAVYGYKALKKGKPVAIPGAFNKFLATLPRMVPRGMAANIVRNIQEKNRKE; encoded by the coding sequence ATGAAAAATACAGCATTAATTACTGGTGGCGCATCTGGTTTAGGTTTAGAGTTGGCTTATGTTATAGCCAAAGACGGATATGACTTAGTTTTAGTAGATATTAATTCAGATAATTTATCTAAAGCAAAGCAGAAAATAGAATCTAAGTATCAGGTAAACGTAGTAACGCTTACAAAAGATTTAAGCTTACCAAATATATCCGAAGAGATTATGATGGATGTTGGCGATAAACAAATTGAAATTTTAGTAAATAATGCTGGCTTTGGTTTGTTTGGAGCTTTTCATACGACAGCTTGGGAGCGCGAATCGCAAATGCTTAATCTTCATGTTTTAACAACAACACACTTAACAAAGCTTGTGTTAAATCAAATGGTAGCAAGAGGTTCAGGGAAAATTTTAAACTTATCATCATTGGCAGCTTTTCAACCAGGGCCATTAATGTCGTTATATTACGCCACAAAAGGCTATATTTTATCCTTTTCAGAAGCCATTTCAAATGAACTAAAAGGAACAGGAGTTACCGTAACAGCTTTGTGTCCTGGTCCTACAAAAACCTCGTTTCAAGAAGTGGTATCTAGTGGTACTTCAGAGAATAAAATAACATTTAACATGGCTAACGCCAAGGACGTTGCTGTTTATGGTTATAAAGCCCTAAAAAAAGGAAAGCCAGTGGCTATACCTGGTGCGTTTAATAAGTTTTTAGCAACTTTACCTAGAATGGTGCCAAGAGGTATGGCGGCCAATATTGTAAGAAATATTCAGGAGAAAAATAGGAAAGAGTAA
- a CDS encoding GNAT family N-acetyltransferase produces the protein MINKTDFPISNIDTIKRCEFKVVVDVWEASVRATHHFLKEEDIEYFKPLILNTYLDAVELRCIRTTDNKIAGFMGVVENNLEMLFVHPNYIGKGIGKALIMYTVENMKVSRVDVNQQNEEAIGFYKNYGFYVIGRSEFDASGKPYPILHMALKIKNYPQQRI, from the coding sequence ATGATAAATAAAACAGATTTCCCTATTAGTAACATAGACACGATTAAGAGGTGTGAATTTAAAGTAGTAGTAGATGTCTGGGAAGCTTCTGTTAGGGCAACCCATCATTTTCTCAAGGAAGAAGACATTGAATATTTTAAGCCACTCATATTAAACACCTATTTGGATGCCGTAGAATTAAGGTGTATTAGAACCACTGATAATAAAATAGCTGGTTTTATGGGTGTTGTAGAAAATAATTTAGAAATGTTGTTTGTTCATCCAAACTATATAGGGAAAGGAATTGGTAAAGCCTTGATAATGTATACTGTTGAGAATATGAAGGTAAGTAGGGTTGATGTTAACCAACAGAATGAAGAAGCTATAGGCTTTTACAAAAATTACGGTTTTTATGTAATTGGACGTTCTGAATTTGATGCTTCAGGAAAGCCTTATCCGATTTTGCATATGGCATTAAAAATCAAAAACTACCCACAACAACGTATATAA